A window from Physeter macrocephalus isolate SW-GA chromosome 11, ASM283717v5, whole genome shotgun sequence encodes these proteins:
- the WDR20 gene encoding WD repeat-containing protein 20 isoform X2 — protein MYLYNVEHACGTTAPHYQLLKQGESFAVHTCKSKSTRNPLLKWTVGEGALNEFAFSPDGKFLACVSQDGFLRVFSFDSVEVHGTMKSYFGGLLCVCWSPDGKYIVTGGEDDLVTVWSFGDCRVIARGHGHKSWVSVVAFDPYTTSVEESDPMEFSGSDEDFQDLLHFGRDRANSTQSRLSKRNSTESRPVSVTYRFGSVGQDTQLCLWDLTEDILFPHQPLSRARTHTNVMNATSPPAGSTGGSVTTPGNSAPPPLPRSNSLPHSAVSSTGSKGSIADGAVASGASKFATLSLHDRKDRHHEKDHKRNHSMGHISSKSSDKLNLVTKTRTDPAKTLGTPLCPRMEDVPLLEPLICKKIAHERLTVLIFLEDCIVTACQEGFICTWGRPGKVVSFNP, from the coding sequence ATGTACTTGTATAATGTGGAGCACGCTTGTGGCACCACAGCCCCCCACTACCAGCTTCTGAAGCAGGGAGAGAGCTTTGCCGTGCACACTTGCAAGAGCAAATCCACGAGGAACCCGCTCCTCAAGTGGACGGTGGGCGAGGGGGCCCTCAACGAGTTTGCTTTCTCCCCAGATGGCAAGTTCTTGGCGTGCGTGAGCCAGGACGGCTTCCTGCGGGTGTTCAGCTTTGACTCGGTGGAGGTGCACGGCACCATGAAAAGCTACTTTGGAGGCTTGCTGTGCGTGTGCTGGAGCCCGGACGGCAAGTACATCGTGACGGGCGGAGAGGACGACCTTGTGACCGTCTGGTCCTTCGGAGACTGCCGCGTGATCGCGCGGGGCCACGGGCACAAATCCTGGGTCAGCGTGGTGGCGTTTGACCCCTACACCACCAGCGTGGAAGAGAGCGACCCTATGGAGTTCAGTGGCAGCGACGAGGACTTCCAGGACCTTCTTCACTTTGGGAGAGACCGAGCAAACAGTACCCAGTCCCGGCTGTCCAAGCGGAACTCGACCGAGAGCCGCCCCGTCAGCGTCACGTATCGGTTCGGCTCCGTGGGCCAGGACACGCAGCTCTGCTTATGGGACCTCACGGAAGACATCCTTTTcccccaccagcccctctccAGAGCAAGGACGCACACGAACGTCATGAACGCCACGAGTCCTCCTGCCGGAAGCACTGGCGGCAGCGTCACGACCCCCGGCAACTCGGCGCCCCCTCCCCTGCCGCGGTCCAACAGCCTCCCGCACTCCGCCGTCTCCAGCACCGGCAGCAAGGGCAGCATCGCGGACGGGGCCGTCGCTTCCGGGGCCAGCAAATTCGCGACACTCTCACTACACGACCGGAAGGACAGGCACCATGAGAAAGATCACAAGCGAAACCATAGCATGGGACACATCTCTAGCAAGAGCAGCGACAAACTGAACCTCGTTACTAAAACCAGAACGGACCCAGCTAAAACTCTGGGGACGCCCCTGTGTCCTCGGATGGAAGACGTTCCCTTGTTAGAGCcgctcatctgtaaaaagataGCGCATGAAAGACTGACtgtgttaatttttcttgaaGACTGTATAGTCACTGCTTGTCAGGAGGGATTTATTTGCACATGGGGAAGGCCTGGTAAAGTGGTAAGTTTTAACCCTTAA
- the WDR20 gene encoding WD repeat-containing protein 20 isoform X3, whose protein sequence is MKSYFGGLLCVCWSPDGKYIVTGGEDDLVTVWSFGDCRVIARGHGHKSWVSVVAFDPYTTSVEESDPMEFSGSDEDFQDLLHFGRDRANSTQSRLSKRNSTESRPVSVTYRFGSVGQDTQLCLWDLTEDILFPHQPLSRARTHTNVMNATSPPAGSTGGSVTTPGNSAPPPLPRSNSLPHSAVSSTGSKGSIADGAVASGASKFATLSLHDRKDRHHEKDHKRNHSMGHISSKSSDKLNLVTKTRTDPAKTLGTPLCPRMEDVPLLEPLICKKIAHERLTVLIFLEDCIVTACQEGFICTWGRPGKVVSFNP, encoded by the coding sequence ATGAAAAGCTACTTTGGAGGCTTGCTGTGCGTGTGCTGGAGCCCGGACGGCAAGTACATCGTGACGGGCGGAGAGGACGACCTTGTGACCGTCTGGTCCTTCGGAGACTGCCGCGTGATCGCGCGGGGCCACGGGCACAAATCCTGGGTCAGCGTGGTGGCGTTTGACCCCTACACCACCAGCGTGGAAGAGAGCGACCCTATGGAGTTCAGTGGCAGCGACGAGGACTTCCAGGACCTTCTTCACTTTGGGAGAGACCGAGCAAACAGTACCCAGTCCCGGCTGTCCAAGCGGAACTCGACCGAGAGCCGCCCCGTCAGCGTCACGTATCGGTTCGGCTCCGTGGGCCAGGACACGCAGCTCTGCTTATGGGACCTCACGGAAGACATCCTTTTcccccaccagcccctctccAGAGCAAGGACGCACACGAACGTCATGAACGCCACGAGTCCTCCTGCCGGAAGCACTGGCGGCAGCGTCACGACCCCCGGCAACTCGGCGCCCCCTCCCCTGCCGCGGTCCAACAGCCTCCCGCACTCCGCCGTCTCCAGCACCGGCAGCAAGGGCAGCATCGCGGACGGGGCCGTCGCTTCCGGGGCCAGCAAATTCGCGACACTCTCACTACACGACCGGAAGGACAGGCACCATGAGAAAGATCACAAGCGAAACCATAGCATGGGACACATCTCTAGCAAGAGCAGCGACAAACTGAACCTCGTTACTAAAACCAGAACGGACCCAGCTAAAACTCTGGGGACGCCCCTGTGTCCTCGGATGGAAGACGTTCCCTTGTTAGAGCcgctcatctgtaaaaagataGCGCATGAAAGACTGACtgtgttaatttttcttgaaGACTGTATAGTCACTGCTTGTCAGGAGGGATTTATTTGCACATGGGGAAGGCCTGGTAAAGTGGTAAGTTTTAACCCTTAA
- the MOK gene encoding MAPK/MAK/MRK overlapping kinase isoform X2, giving the protein MDMNIYELIRGRRHPLSEKKIMHYMYQLCKSLDHMHRNGIFHRDVKPENILIKQDVLKLGDFGSCRSIYSKQPYTEYISTRWYRAPECLLTDGFYTYKMDLWSAGCVLYEMASLQPLFPGANELDQISRIHDVIGTPAGKTLTKFRRSRAMSFDFTFKKGSGIPLLTASLSPQCLSLLHAMVAYDPDERITAHQALQHPYFQEQRAAEKQAPAGAMEKASALCPERPVAPELPSNSWQPAQEGSKQKQPLKQEEDHPRRRGPAYVMELPKLKLSGVTKQPSYCGPALQSVFAPGATRKVPVLRPLKCVGPNQKTDAQKDVKPNLKQYRLPMAERRGGGY; this is encoded by the exons ATGGACATGAATATTTATGAACTAATACGAG GGAGAAGACACccattatcagaaaaaaaaattatgcactaTATGTACCAGTTGTGTAAATCCCTTGATCATATGCACAG aaatggaatatttcacaGAGATGTAAAaccagaaaatatattaataaag CAGGATGTCCTGAAATTAGGGGACTTTGGGTCCTGCCGGAGTATCTATTCTAAGCAGCCGTACACAGAATACATCTCCACCCGCTGGTACCGGGCCCCAGAGTGTCTCCTCACTGATGGCTTCTACACCTACAAGATGGACCTGTGGAGCGCGGGCTGCGTGCTCTACGAGATGGCCAG CCTGCAGCCCCTCTTCCCCGGAGCCAACGAGCTGGACCAGATCTCGAGGATCCACGACGTCATTGGCACGCCTGCTGGGAAGACCCTCACCAAGTTCAGAAG GTCGAGAGCTATGagttttgattttacttttaaaaagggaTCAGGAATACCTCTACTGACAGCCAGTTTGTCCCCGCAATGCCTCTCCCTCCTGCACGCAATGGTGGCCTATGATCCCGATGAGAGAATCACTGCCCACCAGGCCCTGCAGCACCCCTACTTCCAAGAACAGAG GGCAGCTGAGAAGCAGGCTCCGGCCGGGGCCATGGAGAAGGCCTCCGCTCTCTGCCCCGAGCGGCCGGTGGCACCAGAACTACCCAGCAACAGCTGGCAGCCGGCACAGGAGGGCAGCAAGCAG AAACAGCCCCTAAAGCAAGAGGAGGACCATCCCAGGAGACGCGGACCAGCCTACGTGATGGAACTGCCCAAGCTCAAGCTGTCGGGAGTGACCAAGCAGCCCTCGTACTGCGGCCCAGCGCTGCAGTCAGTGTTTGCCCCCGGAGCGACCCGGAAGGTCCCGGTGCTGAGACCCCTGAAGTGTGTTGGCCCAAACCAGAAG ACAGACGCACAGAAGGACGTCAAGCCTAACCTGAAACAGTACCGCCTGCCCATGGCGGAGCGGAGAGGTGGAGGCTACTGA
- the MOK gene encoding MAPK/MAK/MRK overlapping kinase isoform X1, with translation MSFDFTFKKGSGIPLLTASLSPQCLSLLHAMVAYDPDERITAHQALQHPYFQEQRAAEKQAPAGAMEKASALCPERPVAPELPSNSWQPAQEGSKQKQPLKQEEDHPRRRGPAYVMELPKLKLSGVTKQPSYCGPALQSVFAPGATRKVPVLRPLKCVGPNQKTDAQKDVKPNLKQYRLPMAERRGGGY, from the exons ATGagttttgattttacttttaaaaagggaTCAGGAATACCTCTACTGACAGCCAGTTTGTCCCCGCAATGCCTCTCCCTCCTGCACGCAATGGTGGCCTATGATCCCGATGAGAGAATCACTGCCCACCAGGCCCTGCAGCACCCCTACTTCCAAGAACAGAG GGCAGCTGAGAAGCAGGCTCCGGCCGGGGCCATGGAGAAGGCCTCCGCTCTCTGCCCCGAGCGGCCGGTGGCACCAGAACTACCCAGCAACAGCTGGCAGCCGGCACAGGAGGGCAGCAAGCAG AAACAGCCCCTAAAGCAAGAGGAGGACCATCCCAGGAGACGCGGACCAGCCTACGTGATGGAACTGCCCAAGCTCAAGCTGTCGGGAGTGACCAAGCAGCCCTCGTACTGCGGCCCAGCGCTGCAGTCAGTGTTTGCCCCCGGAGCGACCCGGAAGGTCCCGGTGCTGAGACCCCTGAAGTGTGTTGGCCCAAACCAGAAG ACAGACGCACAGAAGGACGTCAAGCCTAACCTGAAACAGTACCGCCTGCCCATGGCGGAGCGGAGAGGTGGAGGCTACTGA